A stretch of Drosophila gunungcola strain Sukarami chromosome 3L unlocalized genomic scaffold, Dgunungcola_SK_2 000002F, whole genome shotgun sequence DNA encodes these proteins:
- the LOC128257450 gene encoding serine/threonine-protein kinase PLK4 yields MLSNRAFGETIEDYEVQHLLGKGGFASVYKARCLHTHQDVAIKMIDKKLIQGTGLTNRVRQEVEIHSRLKHPSVLQLYTFFQDVNYVYLVLELAHNGELHRYMNQIARPFTEAEAASILKQVVAGLLYLHSHNIMHRDISLSNLLLSKEMHVKIADFGLATQLKRPDERHMTMCGTPNYISPEVISRVSHGLPADVWSVGCMLYTLLVGRPPFETDAVQSTLNKVVMSEYLMPAHLSYEAQDLINKLLKKLPHERITLEAVLCHPFMLKRLDSSTSGGHSTPGVFSQSLESGDSGIITFASSDSRNSQRIRSVDNSGPQQVLPQIQEEFMQDHHRRTYEQPGLFRQASTGVAEQNWPRTAQVPAFRMDMDMVQTSRPAPLKEERISVSPLNTKRLLPTRYKTKNAIMSILRNGEVVLEFLKFRPKLNEDRVTDICRISDDGQRIIIYQPDPGRGLPIREQPPDFQIPSGDCVYNYETLPSKHWKKYVYGARFVGLVKSKTPKVTYFSALGKCQLMETMTDFEIRFYSGSKLLKSPSDGLKVFDANGMLLSDHSCSEPRSLIEHGNECFTHCVNISNALEVAQTKDNTCFPVTIGRRPITDVQPAQRLDGLRDTTNFAYSTPKSNQGSINFSVSTISSTQNTTDFGTNYSRSNMLAAHQNVPIKRINVPDVGIATELSHGVVQVQFYDGSVVSVIPHIQGGGITFTQPNGTSTHFGKDDDLPFAVRDRISQIPNIQLKLKTAPMLVSGRKIDYNNAMTPKTTTPCYNRILL; encoded by the exons ATGTTGTCCAATCGGGCCTTTGGAGAAACAATTGAG GACTATGAAGTACAGCACTTGTTGGGCAAGGGCGGTTTTGCGAGTGTCTACAAGGCGAGATGCCTGCACACTCACCAAGATGTGGCCATTAAGATG ATCGATAAGAAACTGATCCAAGGCACTGGGCTCACCAACCGCGTTCGACAGGAAGTGGAAATCCACTCCCGCCTGAAGCACCCCTCTGTTCTCCAGCTGTACACCTTCTTCCAGGATGTCAACTATGTGTACTTGGTGCTGGAGCTGGCCCACAATGGGGAGCTTCATCGCTACATGAACCAAATTGCTAGACCCTTCACAGAGGCGGAAGCTGCCTCCATATTAAAGCAGGTGGTGGCGGGTCTACTGTACCTGCACTCGCACAACATCATGCACCGCGATATCTCGCTTTCCAACCTGCTGCTAAGCAAGGAGATGCACGTGAAGATTGCTGACTTCGGATTGGCCACCCAACTGAAGCGACCGGATGAGCGGCATATGACAATGTGTGGAACTCCCAACTATATATCTCCGGAAGTGATTTCCCGGGTGTCCCACGGCTTGCCAGCGGACGTCTGGAGTGTTGGGTGCATGCTGTACACGCTGCTGGTTGGACGACCGCCCTTTGAGACCGACGCCGTGCAGTCAACGCTTAACAAAGTGGTCATGTCCGAGTACCTAATGCCGGCTCATTTGTCCTATGAGGCGCAGGACCTGATAAACAAGTTGCTGAAGAAACTTCCACACGAACGCATTACCCTCGAGGCGGTGCTCTGTCATCCTTTTATGCTGAAAAGATTGGATAGTAGCACAAGCGGTGGCCACTCGACGCCGGGAGTGTTCAGCCAGAGCCTGGAAAGCGGTGACAGTGGAATCATAACGTTTGCCAGCA GTGATTCAAGGAACTCCCAGCGAATTCGTTCTGTGGACAACTCGGGGCCACAACAAGTGCTTCCCCAAATACAGGAGGAGTTCATGCAGGATCACCATCGACGAACTTACGAGCAGCCTGGTTTATTTCGGCAAGCATCAACTGGAGTGGCAGAGCAAAATTGGCCAAGAACTGCTCAGGTTCCAGCTTTTCgcatggatatggatatggtaCAAACTTCCAGACCAGCGCCTCTTAAGGAAGAGCGCATTTCGGTGTCACCATTGAACACCAAAAGACTGCTACCGACGCGTTATAAGACGAAGAATGCTATAATGAGTATTTTGCGCAATGGTGAGGTTGTCCTGGAATTTCTAAAATTTCggccaaaattaaatgaagatCGCGTCACTGATATTTGCCGCATATCGGACGACGGACAGCGTATCATAATTTACCAGCCAGATCCTGGGCG tGGCCTACCAATAAGAGAGCAGCCACCAGATTTTCAAATACCAAGCGGCGACTGTGTTTATAATTACGAAACTTTGCCCAGTAAacactggaaaaaatatgTGTACGGTGCTCGATTTGTGGGCCTGGTGAAAAGCAAAACACCAAAAGTCACATACTTCAGTGCCCTAGGCAAATGCCAATTAATGGAGACGATGACGGACTTTGAGATTCGCTTCTATTCGGGGTCAAAGCTTCTAAAGTCGCCCTCCGACGGACTTAAGGTCTTCGATGCAAATGGAATGTTGCTGTCTGATCATTCCTGCTCGGAGCCGCGATCCTTGATAGAGCATGGAAACGAGTGTTTTACCCACTGTGTCAACATTAGTAATGCCTTGGAGGTTGCTCAGACGAAAGACAATACGTGTTTTCCGGTAACAATCGGACGAAGACCCATCACAGATGTTCAGCCAGCTCAGAGATTGGATGGCTTGCGGGATACCACAAACTTTGCGTATTCCACACCAAAATCAAATCag GGTTCAATCAACTTTTCCGTAAGCACTATTTCGTCGACTCAAAATACCACAGACTTCGGAACCAACTACTCGAGGTCAAACATGCTAGCCGCCCATCAAAATGTCCCCATCAAGCGTATCAACGTTCCTGATGTTGGAATCGCTACTGAG CTCTCGCATGGAGTTGTCCAAGTGCAGTTTTATGATGGATCCGTAGTGTCAGTTATTCCGCACATACAAGGTGGAGGCATAACTTTTACCCAGCCCAATGGAACTTCAACCCACTTCGGCAAAGACGACGACTTGCCATTCGCGGTCAGAGATAGAATCAGTCAGATTCCCAACATTCAGTTGAAGTTAAAGACCGCTCCAATGCTGGTAAGCGGCAGGAAGATTGACTACAACAATGCAATGACTCCCAAAACGACAACGCCTTGCTACAATCGCATACTTTTAtaa
- the LOC128257455 gene encoding neuronal membrane glycoprotein M6-a isoform X2, giving the protein MGECCQSCMARIPYATLIATLMCLLGVGIFCFTMYRGASLTVIMVDQVFHLRLIWIEAVQMIFVIIGAGMAALGFMILFVGFLATGATRYKVYRAWRSRVGGRISCAVLMGITYLLNFVWSLILCFLVVVTFIYTMFWNMCSSVEHSQSCIDLTQFHFMFPPNTKLEDMKVCEKYEIKAFCKDGVENAEVMFILATLSTLLVLLSLVHYLMCLSANYAHIRDHEKFQELQEIQNLNELEYSATSKDRF; this is encoded by the exons GAGAATGCTGCCAATCATGCATGGCGCGTATACCATACGCCACTCTGATAGCCACTCTCATGTGCCTCCTGGGAGTGGGCATCTTCTGCTTCACCATGTACCGAGGGGCCTCACTCACCGTCATCATGGTTGACCAGGTCTTTCACCTGCGACTGATATG gatCGAAGCGGTGCAGATGATATTTGTAATAATTGGAGCCGGCATGGCAGCCCTCGGATTCATGATTCTCTTCGTCGGATTTCTGGCCACCGGTGCCACCAGATATAAGGTTTACAGGGCGTGGCGATCGCGAGTGGGCGGTCGGATCTCATGCGCCGTTCTCATGGGCATAACCTACCTGCTAAACTTTGTCTGGAGCCTGATTCTGTGTTTCCTGGTTGTGGTAACCTTTATTTACACAATGTTCTGGAACATGTGCTCGAGTGTGGAGCACTCCCAAAGCTGCATTGATTTGACACAATTCC ATTTTATGTTTCCACCAAATACGAAACTCGAGGATATGAAGGTCTGCGAAAAGTACGAGATAAAGGCTTTCTGCAAGGACGGCGTGGAAAACGCAGAGGTCATGTTCATATTGGCCACCCTGTCCACACTTTTGGTGCTGCTCAGTCTGGTGCATTATCTGATGTGCCTGTCCGCCAACTATGCCCATATTCGAGACCACGAAAAGTTCCAGGAGCTGCAGGAGATCCAAAACCTTAACGAGCTCGAGTACAGTGCCACTTCGAAGGATCGCTTCTAG